The proteins below are encoded in one region of Cololabis saira isolate AMF1-May2022 chromosome 21, fColSai1.1, whole genome shotgun sequence:
- the crb3a gene encoding protein crumbs homolog 3a: MAACPDVLAVPGVVVGSVLLLVLSTNPVWGNYTTPLNEQRSNNTSGANIAAIVAPTVTLGVLAIVSGVLAWLFCVVKKKRQTEGTYRPSAEEQSGTRSATAPDALKLPKEERLI; the protein is encoded by the exons ATGGCAGCTTGTCCGGATGTGCTGGCCGTGCCCGGAGTTGTGGTTGGGAGTGTTTTACTGCTGGTGCTCAGCACTAATCCGGTGTGGG GGAATTACACCACGCCTTTAAATGAACAGAGGTCTAATAACACTTCG GGAGCCAACATTGCAGCTATTGTGGCCCCAACGGTCACTCTTGGTGTTCTGGCCATAGTCTCGGGGGTTCTCGCCTGGCTGTTCTGCGTGGTGAAGAAGAAAAGGCAGACGGAAGGGACGTACAGACCCAGCGCCGAGGAGCAGTCTGGTACTCGCTCAGCGACCGCACCAGATGCACTAAAGTTACCAAAGGAGGAAAGACTTATTTGA
- the asf1ba gene encoding histone chaperone asf1b-A: protein MAKVQVLNVAVLDNPSPFGNPFQFEITFECMEDLPEDLEWKIIYVGSAESEEYDQILDSVLVGPVPAGRHMFVFQADAPNTGLIPESDAVGVTVALITCTYRGQEFIRIGYYVNNEYTDPELRENPPIKPDYTQLQRNILASNPRVTRFHINWDGCAEKMEDSENVDPTSNSMLPPSCLPGKAPPLGILPDNSMDCL from the exons ATGGCGAAGGTGCAGGTGTTGAACGTAGCAGTCCTGGATAACCCGAGTCCCTTTGGAAACCCTTTCCAGTTTGAAATCACCTTCGAGTGCATGGAGGATCTGCCGGAAG atCTTGAATGGAAGATCATCTACGTTGGCTCAGCGGAGAGCGAAGAGTATGACCAGATCCTGGACTCAGTCTTGGTTGGTCCAGTACCTGCTGGGAGAcatatgtttgtttttcag GCCGATGCCCCAAACACTGGATTGATTCCTGAAAGTGATGCCGTTGGGGTGACAGTAGCGCTTATTACCTGCACTTATCGCGGCCAAGAATTTATTCGCATTGGTTATTATGTGAACAATGAGTACACAGACCCAGAGCTTCGTGAGAATCCTCCAATCAAGCCAGACTACACACAG CTGCAGAGAAATATTCTAGCATCCAACCCGCGTGTTACCAGATTCCATATAAACTGGGATGGCTGTGCAGAGAAAATGGAGGACTCTGAAAATGTGGATCCAACTTCCAACTCCATGCTCCCTCCATCCTGTCTGCCGGGCAAGGCTCCACCTTTGGGGATACTACCAGATAACTCTATGGACTGCTTATAG